A region of the Brachyhypopomus gauderio isolate BG-103 chromosome 11, BGAUD_0.2, whole genome shotgun sequence genome:
AGGTGCTAATTCAACCCATTTTGCCGTTGATCCTCACCTCAGCGCACAGGTGGAAGTAACAGAGCAGGACTGTGGCCTCAGAACAGGtgatgaggaggatgatgaaCACCAAGAACAAGAAGCCAAACATGTAATACATCTGATGAGacctgccaacacacacacggacaccaTAAACCCAACGAAACTCTCAGATTCCCGTTACTGGCACTGACGGTGCGGTGAGGAGCGATGGGGACTGTGATGGTGTTAGAGTGACGCTATGGGGACGGAGAACGCACCAGATGCTGTTGAGGATGAAGAAGAGCTGGATGAAGATGCAGCCGAAGGGGAGAATGCCACCCATGACGATACCTGGCAGGGGTCTGGTGAAGAAGGACTGCTCAGGGATCTGACGTGGGATCTGGTTGGTCCGGACCGGATGCTCCATCACCTGTACACGATGACCGTGACCAGAAATGACACGGCACGCTTCGGGCTAGACTAACAACACGTGTGTGCACACAATCAGACAATCAGGGTGGTGGCTTACTGAAAACCAGAAAGATACAGACAGGAAAACAGCAAGTCATGAGTCCttgaccaaacacacacaaatggactgtaatttattttctttttttttgttttacccAAGTAACCAATGTTGAGAGTGACACTGCATGCCTGTCCACGGACTCACCGGCTTCCTGAAGCCGAAGAAGGCACCCACAAAGGTCAGAGGCACGGAGATGCCAAACCAGAGAGCCAGGACGGCCAGTAGAGTGCCGAACGGGACGGCGGCCGACGAGCCCTCCACCCACAGGATCAGATTCATCAGGAAGAAGTCCGCAAACACGACCCTGCAGAACCAGGAACCGCTGTGATTATGGAGCAAATCTGACCGTGGCCACCAGAGGCTCCACATTACACACAATAGTTACCACACCCTGGGCACAGGAGAGCTGTCAAAAAAACGTTGCTTTTCCATTTTTCTCCACCGAAACCTAAGAATACAGAAATGAGAAGAAAAAACTATACATGCATTGCATTACTTGTTTATTGATTTCTTTATGTTTCACATAATCACTATTCTATTACCACTATAATCACAGTATTTTACAATACTgtgttattaatattttaccaAAGAAGTATGAGAATTGAGTGCAAGTTTAAATGGATTAAGCTCCTTTTAAAGAAATACTTCAGCCCAAACTTTAGCGGTGTCTGAAAGCGAATAAGGACGTCGCTGTAAGGTCTGTGTCAGAAAAGGCTGAATGGCCCTGTGACATTCTAAGTCCCGCTAGCATTCTGCACTTCGTTTAAACGGGCCACATTCTTACTTTTGTAGATCCTGGCGGACACGTAGCCAGCAGGCGTGCCTAAAAGCACCCACAGCACCACTGCGCACGTCATGAGAGCGCCTCTGTTGGCCGGAGACAGGAATCCCATGCAAGCCAGGACTGGGACGAAACATCGAATAAGGTTTAATAACGTCGGAGAGAATCTGTGCACTTTATtactaaaaacaaaacagatgcTTTGGGGAagctttttttttaatgttatgATCCTTACAGAGGGTGATGAAGGTCATGATGAAGATCTGCACGCCCTGGCCCAGAAAGACGGAGAGCAGCATTCCGCTGCGTGGCGGCCTGAACACGTCCCCGTGCACCTGCTTCCAGCCGGACTCCTCCTGGGCATCCtcctgcagggggcagcacagagcACACCCAGTCACAACCACCAGTCAGGGCTCTTCTGAAGGCTCCGACCGACACCTACTGGACCCAGCCCGTGACAATCAAGCCGGAGATCAAGCCAGGCGGAACCGAGGAGCTAGGAGGTGTCCAGGACAAGGACGCGGAGGTGTTCCCTATTTGCAGCGCCCAGCGTGAGAAGTGAAGACGCTAGGAGACGCAGCTTTAAAGTCATGATttggtgaaggggggggggggggtctaattCGGACAGATGTTTGGTGTCGGGACCTCAGTCCTTGCAACCCATTTTTGCATCTCTTTCTCACATCCTCAGAGCGAAGATGAAAGGAGGAGATTCAAGGAAAAGGAAAGCAAGGGATTACCGTTAAAATTAGCAGAACCTCGGGCCCTTCTACAAAACACTCTACCATTAGCAAGTATTGCTAATAATGAATAACAACTCATTGCAGCCTATTAGCATaatctaatttgcataatgctaATTCATAGATACagacttttcatttttttttacctcataGCACCTTCTGCTAAACAATTCTTTTAGTTCTTTAATACTGTTACCAGAGTTCAGGAACAGACAGCGCTCATTAAAGCTCCCACTAGCCAAGCATAAGCAAGGTGACGCTCTTAGCACACAATAAAATATGGTGTAGAGAAGGATCATCACCTAATTCATTCATTAAACATGTGCTGTAGAAACAAGcctctcttatttatttattttccaccATGGTTGCTGTGGGCATACCATCATTAATACACCATGTTTTATCACACAGCGGAAACTTAACCATATGAAAATCACCAAAAACCCAATCACCCCTGTGGAGATCTGTAAATGGACCCTGTGTACAGGCTTACATATGTATCGTGTGACTGTGGACGGATCTTAAACAAGTCTGCCTGCAAATGGCACAAAGAGGATTTTAGTGACTGGACGTTGTACGCTTTAAAAGCACATTGAGAAGATCAAAATAATTTTActtcaaattccttttttataGTTAGGGAGTGACTGAGGATCCTCATGAGAGAGGATCACTTAAATGAACACAAAAGGAACTACAAGAGATTAAACAAATAAGATGACATTATACCTGCGAGCTGGGTTAACAAACATGACAAACAAGACAGCAAGAGTCCATCGTAACTGCAGTGAAATGAAGTAAGAATGAAGCAGCTGGCATGTCAGGACGTGAATGGAGGTGAGTGTACCTGGTCCACCTGGTTGTACTTGGCGATGTCCTTGTGAAGAGTCCTCAGCATAATCATGGCCACCATGCCGGAGAGGAACAACACGATGACCAGCGAGTTCATGATGCTGCACAGAGCATGAGTGGCATCAGGACAAAATTAATGTAGAGAATCCTTTAttagcaggttgtgtgtgtgtgtgtgtgtgtgtgtgtgtgtgtgggggggggggggggggggggggggtagagatggacagagagaggacaacTGGCCTTACCTAAACCACTGAATGTTTGTATGTGGCATGGAGACCAGAATATAATCCCATCTTGAAGCCCACCTAATTTCATCTGTGGactgaaaaaaaacacatttgttcCCTTACAGAGTCTCTGTGTAGCAAACCTTTGTACGGCAATAGATTTGAACGCCATGGAAACTACATCAATGAACTCAAACTTGCCTCAAACTTGATAGAATAGGAGTACGTCACTGTCAGATCTGTAGTGAAATCCACTGGTATCTCCATGGGTGAGCCTTTGCATGACTGGCTATTTTCATCAGTGTGTTTAACACTGAGAAAAAACAGAAGCAACGACAGAACCTCCAGCTTTAACATTCAGACCAACTCAGAGAGCTCATGTCTACCCATCTCATAAACCATCTCAATTTTACATAAAGCTCCTCTAATTATCCGGCAGGACACAGGACAACATTATTCTATGTGCAAATGTCACAGAATTGCTCCCAAAAGaccagtgcatgtgtgaggtAACAGGGCTTGGAGGCTAACCTATGGGGTTCTAGTCTAGCAGACACCAGCCGAGAACCTCTCCAGTTCTCACTGTCCCCGCTGTGATATCTTAAGGTGATGTCCACGTGATTGAAGAGGTAGAAAGTGCTTTTCTTGTTGAACTTAGCCTAAAGTGAAACAGACACCACCATTACCACATGGAATCAGGAATTGGTCTACAtgatcaaaaggttccactgttAAAATACACATGCACCATGATTCCAAGTTGCTACATCTCAATCAAACATttcacgcacccccccccccccccccccaagcagcAAGTTACTTTCTCTTACTTTCAGTTgttctgtgtgggtgtgcatgcgtGCTTGAAATATTATTGTAATATCGTTTTTCGTTTGTCAGGTTTTTAAATCATTTTTTCCTCATAACTATAGTTattaaatagttgtacatataTGACCACTTGCTGAACTTATCTCTCTGTTATATCATTTAGATGAACGCGTATTCTAGTGATCTAGGTTATTTAGCAAAGATTATCTTGACATTCTGCACTACAAATCTGTTTCAAATCATTCcatctcttttttttaaatctgaAACAATTTCAAATAAGTAAAGTTCTTAACAAAACGCAAAAACCAAAGGATCCACCATATTTATATAGATGTCTGATTTAAATCTATGATCTACCTTTTCAGGCTCTGGGAGAAAGACCAGTGTTCTATATCAGGCTGTACCACATCCAGAGATCCATGAAACACTGTAGATTCTACATTTCATGCTACAGCACCTCTTTCCATGCACAGGGCCCACGAGCTGATATTACATCTAAAGGACTTCTAATATAGCATGTACATGCTTTGAACCCTAAATAAATGCCTGTTGATGAAATGCCAttaacatgtatgtatgaaatgcTATGCCACATATGACAGTCCAGCAATTCTAAGTTCGTTTTAGGTCCCGCAAGCTGCGGTAGAGTAGAGCTACAGGACATTACGAGAGTAGGAAGGTCTACTCACATCAATGATACAGGCATCTTTAGGCCGTCCTTCCTGGGTTACTAAACAACCAATGGGGAAGCCAGGGTTGCAGTACTGCTGACCATCTTCAACGCTGTAGCACCACGTCACAGGCATGTTGTCAACAATCCTAATAATGAGGAGATATGTCACGTGTTGTTTCGCACCGCAAATTCAATCGGTTCATATGGACGTACCCGGGAATCGAATATTTGGCAACAACACAgcacattttataattttatcaGCCATTTTGTCTCACCAGTGGTGCTGGTAATTCAGCTCCATGCCTCTCTTGAGAAAGTCCAACTTGGCTTTAGACTCTTCATCAGATACAGCGTATGTTTTGGTGCACACTTTTTGGCAAGGCACATCTTTCCGAAAACTGAACTGAAAGAGATGCAGTGTGTATagatcatgggttaaagcaagaaattttcatttgactgaaaatttttcctggcaaaagacaatgccagtaaTTATCATGGCCTGGCgtttagggaactggtcttgtgactggagggtcgtgggttcaattcccagacctgaggccatgactgagttgcccctgagcaaggcccttaaccctcaattgctcacttgtataaaaatgagataaaaatgtaagtcgctctggataagggcgtctgccaagtgccataaatgtaaatgtaaattactgaatgtggtgtagttgggacaaggcctctTTTGCCGAATTCTActcaataaacacatttataaagtatatttatctaaacagcctgtgtaaggacagAAGAGACAATCTATGAAGCAACAAAacgcaacacctgagcaataaatgtacataaatgtttatataatggagttatctgggggtgctcttccagaaaattatttaaagatcaagtcaaatttagtgaatcctggtgagttttaaaaggtatgaagctctctagTTTTTATTAGATTCACTATCgtaaaaacataagccgtaagattacctgctttaagtaggtatgttacaaaaaaaaatccaaaaatggcaaattaaatcacaccactggatagagcttttaaatacaaacagaacaacaccatccatgttaatttggtttagaaataaaaaagttgacattttaaatggaagaaatgcgcctattttctccgactgtattaaagctaaatgaagaaaagtctgtgatcggtggagagattcttcagtataaataaccataacttctatatttcactacaaattcaaataaaaattgaaatgtagttactttatagtatggacatgacattataatattcaaaatgaatgaacaaatgaatatttaatgattagTTCATTAatctgaagcgcggcgcgcgaagttacaaaattcgagaggtgcacgacctcgcgaatcgccagCGCGCGGCTCTCGTGCACGGGAGGAGccaccagagaccgtatatatacagtcattgggagccaccgcgattacgtcattttcagcgcgcggaccctcgattatatacatatgtatacattcagtgctgatgagcgccagtgagagaatcatattttggccacaaaacagatagcacgcgcgtgtgtggtttattatgaattGACGGAATTTTCcccacaaaaaaaaatcaaatgacggaaatccgtcgtagtgacggagaactttaacccatggtaTAGATGACTCCAAGTCATACAATAGAAGGCAGTGGAGAAACTCGTTAAAAATGAGCTGCTGGGTTTAGTGGAAGAGCCTTTAGATCCAGTGCAGTTTGCATACAGATCCAGCAGGGGGGTAGATGATGCTACTACTACTCTACTGCTTTGCTTAACCTTGTTTACGGTCATCCTCAAGGTCCAAAAATGTATGCAGGACTTATATTTGTGGATTTCTCCACAACTGTTTGTGAATTAAACCACAAATCACTGTAAACAGAGTCTTAACACAATTTTAATCTTAGGTTTAACTTAGCAACCTGAATTACGGATTTTTATCATGGAGACCACAGAGGGTTAAAGTTATTGGCTTTTTATCTGAAACTCTCTTTTCTTCCACTGGTTCACCACAGGGTTGTGCTTTGTCTGCCCTGGTGTATATTTTTTGCACAAATGGCTGTAATGAATACTGAAATAGATACATCCTCAGATTTGCAGATGATATTCATTTATAGTCTGCTGCAGCAGGAGGAGACTGAGCATGGCCCAGTGATTGAGGAATCTGTGTAGTGGTGGACAGATATAAATTTGAAATTATAAtttgacaaaaacaaaagacatATTGACTTTCGTAAAGTGCCCCAGTTGCCGATACCTTTATTGAATAATGGCAattgatttttttaattattattataaatgccCAGGGGACAGTCACTGACAATAAGCTGTCATTTAGGGTGAATACTGAAATCATTTTCTAAAATCATATCTGAATAAAACCCTGGGCACAGGCATGGCTGCCCTGTTTACATGGTGTATATTCAAATGACCCATCAGTTTACATTGCTCAAGAGTGCCACTGCAGTCTGTGACACCTCGTCTTACCTTGTAAGGTGATGACTCAATTCTCTCTCCAAATAACACTTGGCCAAGGTTTTCTGACGGCCTCTTCTCTATTACATCTTTGCAAAAATCAAACCTGAAGTGGCAAAGCAGTTGGCCCGTTAGTGAAGGCAGGTGAGGATGTGTCCCACTATGATGAAGAGggctcacacttacacatcataCTCGTACGGGAGGACGGACTCTACAGAGTCCAGTCGGTTTACAAACAACTGGATCTCATTCTATAGGAGACAGAAAACtgttgttaagtaagactgataAAAAAAATATCTGCAAAGAGCTTTTCAATAAAAAGATTTTCTTCTTTAAATAATATTCCCACAGCTGCCATGTCGGTTTGGATGAGTGGCTGCATAGCAACGAGTTCACTGGCTAAGTTATCCAGTACTTAAATTGCAAGGCTGGCTAGTTAGACCAGCTAGCTTTGTAGCTTTTTCTGCGTACAcaaattatataaaaataatgCAATAAGAAAGGAGGAAACACAGGTGTTCGCGTTACCTGACAGTCGCTGGTCTCTTTATCCTGCTCGCAGAAACTAACTGGAGCTAAACCCGGAAGGTAGAATCCGGAGACTGGGACAGTCGCAAATAAAGTACACGTAAACCTGAACCATACATCAAAAACCTTCATTGTTCTTGTAAATGTTGTATTTTCTCAGGCTTGGTTTCCCCTTGACATCCACTTTTTTTCGTAATGACCGAAATTAGCCAACTAGCTAACGCTATCTACTTGGATACGACGCAgagttagctagttagcttaGCCGGCAGTTTACCTGGTGGAGACGTTGTGAGAGTCACGCGCGACGTCAAGTGAAACCGGATATGACGTTCACGAGTCTGATACCTGTTATGACGTTCACGAGTCTGATACCTGTTCTGACATTCACGAGTCTGATACCTGTTATGACATTCACGAGTATGATATCTGTTCTGACGTTCACGAGTCTGATACTTGCTATGACATTCACGAGTCTGATATTTGTTATGACATTCATGAGTCTGATACCTGTTCTGACATTCATGAGTCTGATATCTGTTGTGACGTTCACAAGTCTGATACCTGTTATGACGTTCACGAGTATGATACCTGCTATGACATTCACGAGTCTGATACCTGTTATGACATTCACGAGTATGATATCTGTTCTGACGTTCACGAGTCTGATGCTTGTTATGACATTCACGGGTCTGATATTTGTTATGACGTTCATGAGTATGATACCTGTTCTGACATTCACAAGATTGATATCTGTTCTGACATTCACGAGTCTGATATCTGTTATGACATTCACAAGTCTGATACCGGTTATGATGTTCACAAGTCTCATACCTGTTCTGACGTTCACGAGTATGATACCTGTTATGACATTCACGAGTCTGATACCTGTTATGACATTCACGAGTCTGAGGCCGGTCATGACGTTCACAAGTCTGATACCTGTTCTGACGTTCACGAGTATGATACCTGTTATGACATTCACGAGTCTGATACCTGTTATGAcattcaataaatatatatacacatccgTACGTAAGTAAATAATGAAATATCTTTAAttcattatttgtttgtttaactTTGGCCAAAAAATGGAGTTCCCACATAACAAAACTTTCACAACTAACTACAATGTTCTTCTCTCCagcccagcagggggcgccaacGGCCCAAACACCTCATTCGCCAACGTCCATAAATACACATACGGGGTAGAAGAGGCGTACGCGACCTCCTAGGCGGGGCGCCCATAACGACGAGGGCCGTTTCGCTCCTGTGCAGCGCCGAGCACACACGCACTGGTGAGTGGGCCGTGAGCACGCAGTTCATCATTTACCTGTTTAATGTTTTACATTCGACTTTGTTAAAACTCCTACGAAATATCTGGCTCTAAATTAAAACGTAATTGGCGCTTTATCGAATGCCGACTGGGAAGCTGAAGTGATGTTAGCTAGCTGGTTAGCGTTAGCTCGCTAGCGCGAGTGAAGCGAGGCTGCTCGGTTGTTCTCGCTGAAACTAACGGCGCTGCCGGCCGGTCAGGCGTCGCTCCGGGTGTGTGAACCATCTCGGCTTCACGTTCTGGTTATGAATTCGTGCCTTGAATGACCAGGACGGCGGTGTTTGTGGCTGTAAGCGGGGCGGGCTGGGTCAGGGGCCTGCTGGGAACATGAGCTCGCCCGCCGTCCGCCATTTTGTGATCGTGGCCCAGTAACAGACGCGAGTCAGGGGAGACTGGGCTCGAAATAACG
Encoded here:
- the tm9sf5 gene encoding transmembrane 9 superfamily protein member 5 isoform X1, which produces MKVFDVWFRFTCTLFATVPVSGFYLPGLAPVSFCEQDKETSDCQNEIQLFVNRLDSVESVLPYEYDVFDFCKDVIEKRPSENLGQVLFGERIESSPYKFSFRKDVPCQKVCTKTYAVSDEESKAKLDFLKRGMELNYQHHWIVDNMPVTWCYSVEDGQQYCNPGFPIGCLVTQEGRPKDACIIDAKFNKKSTFYLFNHVDITLRYHSGDSENWRGSRLVSARLEPHSVKHTDENSQSCKGSPMEIPVDFTTDLTVTYSYSIKFESTDEIRWASRWDYILVSMPHTNIQWFSIMNSLVIVLFLSGMVAMIMLRTLHKDIAKYNQVDQADLFKIRPQSHDTYEDAQEESGWKQVHGDVFRPPRSGMLLSVFLGQGVQIFIMTFITLFLACMGFLSPANRGALMTCAVVLWVLLGTPAGYVSARIYKSFGGEKWKSNVFLTALLCPGVVFADFFLMNLILWVEGSSAAVPFGTLLAVLALWFGISVPLTFVGAFFGFRKPVMEHPVRTNQIPRQIPEQSFFTRPLPGIVMGGILPFGCIFIQLFFILNSIWSHQMYYMFGFLFLVFIILLITCSEATVLLCYFHLCAEDYHWWWRSFLTSGFTAVYLFIYAVHYFFSKLQIQGAASTILYFGYTLIMVLIFFLFTGTIGFFACFWFVNKIYSVVKVD
- the tm9sf5 gene encoding transmembrane 9 superfamily protein member 5 isoform X2, with protein sequence MKVFDVWFRFTCTLFATVPVSGFYLPGLAPVSFCEQDKETSDCQNEIQLFVNRLDSVESVLPYEYDVFDFCKDVIEKRPSENLGQVLFGERIESSPYKFSFRKDVPCQKVCTKTYAVSDEESKAKLDFLKRGMELNYQHHWIVDNMPVTWCYSVEDGQQYCNPGFPIGCLVTQEGRPKDACIIDAKFNKKSTFYLFNHVDITLRYHSGDSENWRGSRLVSARLEPHSVKHTDENSQSCKGSPMEIPVDFTTDLTVTYSYSIKFESTDEIRWASRWDYILVSMPHTNIQWFSIMNSLVIVLFLSGMVAMIMLRTLHKDIAKYNQVDQEDAQEESGWKQVHGDVFRPPRSGMLLSVFLGQGVQIFIMTFITLFLACMGFLSPANRGALMTCAVVLWVLLGTPAGYVSARIYKSFGGEKWKSNVFLTALLCPGVVFADFFLMNLILWVEGSSAAVPFGTLLAVLALWFGISVPLTFVGAFFGFRKPVMEHPVRTNQIPRQIPEQSFFTRPLPGIVMGGILPFGCIFIQLFFILNSIWSHQMYYMFGFLFLVFIILLITCSEATVLLCYFHLCAEDYHWWWRSFLTSGFTAVYLFIYAVHYFFSKLQIQGAASTILYFGYTLIMVLIFFLFTGTIGFFACFWFVNKIYSVVKVD